From Pseudomonas arsenicoxydans:
ACAGCTGCACACGCAAGTCATGCACCAGCCCGAGGGAAACCTTGGCCAGAAAGTAGTTGCCCAGATAAGATCCCAGTCCCTGCCATGCGGCAATCAGGATGATCAGCAACGGCACGGCCTGCAGCAGTTGCAGATCACGCAGGTAAGGCACGGTTGGAAACAGTGCCGCCTCGGGGTTGGACAAACCGTCGACGAAATACTTGAGGATGTAGCCAAGCATCGGCTGCGTCGAAGCGAAAATCAGAAAACCGACGATGCTGATCAGAAACAGACTGATGTACGGCCGGACATAGCCGAGCAGGCGGAAGTAGATTTTCAAGCTCGAAGGGCTTGCGGAGAGACTGGAGTCGGTCATATCACGCGAATGTCGATAAAAAGGACGCTGACTTTAGCACAGCTTCCTCAGGGTTCTGGCAATCGCACAAAGGCTGTTATTGTTAGACGTATTTTTCAGCATCAAATAGCCATCACCCCGAAATGGCCGATCAACTTCAGGATTGAATCTTTCAGCATGCAGCTCAGCGGTTTAAACAGCGTGTCCAATCGAGTTTTCGATTTCATTTGCCTCTGGATTCTTCCCATTGGCTATTTTCTGCTCCTGTGCGCGCTGTTTTTCCTGCCGGGCCGAAGTTTGCACCACAAGCTTTTTTATGGACTGTTCAGCATTCCGGCACTGATCGCCCTTTGTCTGCGGCCTCGTGTATTCAAGGAACTGCTGCGCGAACCGATCTTCATTGCAGCGCTGGTGTTCGCCGCTTGGGCACTGCTGAGTTTGTGCTGGAGCCCTGATAGCACAAGCTTCTTCGGCGAATTCAAGCCACCGCTGCATACATTGTTGTTGTTCGCAGGATGTTATTTGCTGGTGCGTTATCGCAGCGAAATCATTCAGCCACTGTTGTTCTGCGCCGCGATAGTGGGCCTGATCGGCACGGCCTACTACTTATTCATGTTTTATCGCATTTACGAGCCAGGGCTGCGCCTGATCGGTGGAGGTGCGTTCGACAATCCTTTGCTCAGCTCTCACGTATTCGGATTTTTCTGTGCGTATTGGCTGAGTTTGAGCATGACTTGCAAGCGTAAGCAGGTGCTCTGGCTGAGCATCCCGGCGATGGCCGTGATGTTCGCCGCCGTCATTGCGACCGGCTCCAGAACCCCGCTGGTTGCACTGACCATGGCCTCGTTGTGGCTGAGTTTCATCTGTTGGGGTCGCCGGTCCATGGTCTTGCTTGGCGCGCTACTCGTCAGCGGGGCAACCGTAACCGTGCTGTTTTCACAGATGATCATCGAGCGCGGCGACTCTTATCGTTTCGAAATCTGGCAGATAGTGCTCAACAAAATCGCCGATCATCCGTGGATTGGTCATGGTTACAATGCCAGCCTGACTGTCGACCCCGGTGTCGGCTATAGCCTGCAAGAACCTCATAGCTTCACTTTGGGCGTGCTCTATTACGTGGGTATTCTCGGTCTTCTGCCATGGT
This genomic window contains:
- a CDS encoding bifunctional O-antigen ligase/aminoglycoside phosphotransferase family protein, producing the protein MQLSGLNSVSNRVFDFICLWILPIGYFLLLCALFFLPGRSLHHKLFYGLFSIPALIALCLRPRVFKELLREPIFIAALVFAAWALLSLCWSPDSTSFFGEFKPPLHTLLLFAGCYLLVRYRSEIIQPLLFCAAIVGLIGTAYYLFMFYRIYEPGLRLIGGGAFDNPLLSSHVFGFFCAYWLSLSMTCKRKQVLWLSIPAMAVMFAAVIATGSRTPLVALTMASLWLSFICWGRRSMVLLGALLVSGATVTVLFSQMIIERGDSYRFEIWQIVLNKIADHPWIGHGYNASLTVDPGVGYSLQEPHSFTLGVLYYVGILGLLPWLFFQAWGLLSSWRQRVQPLLIIASTWLVFGIGAGLTEGGGIISRPKEHWFLLWIPLALIAALSINQRARRLLTLPIKTMTSSAQQQLTVDAQIIEEDGLGPKVLRLVDGSFLKLFRRRRWYTSGSFNPYSERFAVNSEQLRDMGIPTPKILDLYRLQDGSSAVHYLPLPGNTLRQVMQGITAPAVRQALVERFGKFMAQLHEQGVYFRSLHLGNVLVLEDGEFGLIDVADLRIYPSSLSLSLRQRNLRHMQRYTVDRRWLFEDHFEALLQGYAMTASKSAVDNLHRQVLAGSIPARAH